A stretch of the Polynucleobacter tropicus genome encodes the following:
- the pal gene encoding peptidoglycan-associated lipoprotein Pal: MFKFVKVLSLALLVLLASACSSVKLDDSNSVATVNAGGSSGYDPISDPKSSVYGKRSIYFEFDSYTIDPKYASVISAHAGYLKAFQKQKASVIIQGNTDDRGTAEYNLALGQRRSEAVKKALMNQGVSESQLEAVSFGKEKPVNPAQTEAAFKENRRADFVYQ; this comes from the coding sequence ATGTTTAAATTCGTAAAAGTGTTGTCATTGGCATTACTCGTTTTGTTAGCTTCTGCTTGCAGTAGTGTGAAATTAGATGACAGCAACTCTGTTGCTACAGTCAATGCAGGTGGGTCATCAGGGTATGACCCTATTAGCGATCCAAAGTCTAGCGTCTATGGCAAACGATCGATTTATTTTGAGTTCGATAGTTACACCATTGATCCTAAATATGCTTCAGTGATTTCAGCGCATGCGGGATATCTGAAGGCGTTTCAAAAGCAAAAAGCTTCTGTCATTATTCAAGGCAATACGGATGATAGGGGTACCGCAGAGTATAACTTAGCATTGGGACAGCGCCGTTCAGAAGCAGTCAAAAAGGCTCTCATGAATCAAGGTGTTAGCGAATCTCAGCTTGAGGCTGTGAGCTTCGGTAAAGAAAAGCCTGTAAATCCGGCACAAACTGAAGCAGCGTTTAAAGAGAATCGGCGCGCTGATTTCGTCTATCAATAG
- the mgtA gene encoding magnesium-translocating P-type ATPase — protein sequence MSDRILHQPSDIQQLALADLQSLYQRFQSSEQGLTQVQWRSNLNRYGKNQLPIETGEWVALRFLRSFLSPLSLLLIALSMLSYLTGEHSGALMIAIMVFLSTILTFTQEYKSNNAAKKLIAMVSAKTQVIRDGVELEVDLKDLVPGDVVHLSVGDMIPADVRLISSKDLFINQASLTGESLPTEKLSTCLNSQISSPYDWSNLAFMGSYVVSGMGSALVVRTGQGSFFGQLAQETTKQVKQSTFDKGINQFTWLMIRIMLFMIPTVFLINGLIKGDWMEAALFAIAVGVGLAPEMLPMLVTVNLAKGAISLSKRKVIVKRLNAVQNLGAMNILCTDKTGTLTQNEIILEKHIDVDGQDSVQVLDYAYLNSHYQTGLKNLMDVAILKHVDVHEKLHDDNTYQKIDEIPFDFERRRLSVVVRKNNERDILICKGAVEEIFSCCQYAESNGQKIPLTPEHLANLKTVVADLNEDGFRVIAIAVREDAASQKPYSTTDESDLVLLGYVAFLDPPKESAKAAIESLQASGVQIKILTGDNEIISRKVCHEVGLPIRDVMLGAEVDALSDEQLAARAMNVQIFAKMTPQQKARVIRLLRGEGRVVGYMGDGINDGPALKTADVSISVDSAVDIAKESADIILLEKSLLVIYQGVLEGRRVFGNLMKYLKMSASSNFGNMFSMLGASALLPFLPMAPVQILLNNLLYDFSQTAVPTDAVDSEYLSQPREWNIKGLARFIFCIGPISSIFDYLTFGLLWFYVKANSLELSPIFQTGWFVESLLSQTLIVYVIRTGKIPFIESKPSLPLVLMTLSVCTLGVFLPYLAIGHYFQMVPLPEIYWIGLIFLVPCYLILTQLVKTWVIKHSGVL from the coding sequence ATGAGTGACCGCATCCTGCATCAACCCTCAGATATTCAGCAATTGGCTTTGGCTGATTTGCAGTCGCTTTATCAACGATTTCAATCTTCCGAGCAAGGCTTAACCCAGGTTCAGTGGCGTAGCAACCTCAATCGGTACGGCAAGAACCAGTTACCTATTGAAACAGGGGAGTGGGTTGCATTACGTTTCTTGCGTAGTTTTCTTTCTCCGCTTTCGTTACTGCTGATAGCTCTTTCTATGCTTTCCTATCTAACAGGCGAGCATAGCGGTGCATTGATGATCGCCATCATGGTCTTTTTGTCCACAATTTTGACATTTACCCAAGAATACAAATCAAATAATGCTGCTAAAAAGCTAATTGCAATGGTTAGCGCAAAGACTCAGGTTATTCGTGATGGTGTCGAGCTTGAGGTTGATTTAAAAGATTTAGTGCCTGGAGATGTAGTTCATCTATCGGTTGGCGATATGATCCCGGCCGATGTGCGATTGATCAGCAGCAAAGATTTATTTATTAACCAAGCCTCTCTTACGGGCGAATCTCTGCCTACGGAAAAATTATCTACTTGCTTAAATTCGCAAATAAGTTCTCCCTATGATTGGAGCAATCTTGCATTTATGGGAAGTTATGTGGTTTCTGGAATGGGAAGTGCCTTAGTTGTTCGAACTGGGCAGGGAAGTTTCTTCGGTCAATTGGCACAGGAAACTACAAAGCAGGTAAAGCAATCTACTTTTGATAAAGGAATTAATCAATTTACTTGGCTCATGATTCGCATCATGTTATTCATGATTCCGACAGTCTTTTTGATCAATGGCTTGATCAAGGGCGATTGGATGGAGGCCGCGCTTTTTGCTATCGCCGTTGGCGTTGGGCTTGCTCCTGAAATGTTGCCAATGTTGGTTACAGTTAATTTAGCAAAAGGCGCAATCTCACTCTCAAAGAGAAAAGTCATCGTCAAGCGCTTAAATGCTGTCCAAAATTTGGGTGCAATGAATATTCTTTGCACGGATAAAACAGGAACATTGACGCAAAACGAGATTATTTTAGAAAAACATATTGATGTTGATGGTCAAGATAGCGTCCAAGTGCTCGACTACGCCTATCTCAATAGCCATTATCAAACAGGGCTTAAGAATTTAATGGATGTCGCCATCCTAAAACATGTCGATGTTCATGAAAAATTACATGATGACAATACCTATCAAAAGATAGATGAGATTCCATTTGATTTTGAGCGTCGACGCTTATCTGTGGTGGTGCGTAAAAATAATGAACGCGATATTTTGATTTGCAAAGGTGCAGTGGAGGAGATTTTTTCTTGTTGTCAGTACGCGGAAAGCAATGGGCAAAAAATCCCCTTAACACCAGAACATCTCGCCAATTTAAAAACGGTTGTTGCGGACCTCAATGAAGATGGCTTTCGGGTAATAGCAATCGCGGTGCGAGAAGATGCGGCATCACAAAAGCCCTATAGCACTACTGACGAGAGTGATTTAGTATTGTTGGGCTATGTCGCATTTTTAGATCCACCAAAAGAATCCGCTAAGGCTGCCATTGAATCCTTGCAAGCAAGCGGTGTGCAAATCAAAATTTTGACCGGTGATAATGAGATCATTAGCCGCAAGGTTTGTCATGAAGTGGGGCTGCCGATTCGTGATGTGATGTTGGGCGCAGAGGTAGATGCATTAAGTGATGAGCAACTCGCTGCTAGGGCAATGAATGTCCAAATCTTTGCGAAGATGACGCCTCAACAAAAGGCTAGGGTGATTCGCTTGCTGAGAGGTGAAGGCCGTGTGGTTGGCTATATGGGCGACGGCATTAATGATGGCCCAGCCTTAAAGACAGCCGATGTCAGCATCTCGGTAGATTCTGCGGTGGATATCGCAAAAGAATCGGCTGACATCATTTTGTTAGAGAAAAGCTTGCTGGTTATATATCAAGGCGTACTTGAAGGGCGGCGAGTTTTTGGCAATCTCATGAAGTATTTGAAGATGTCCGCTAGTTCCAATTTTGGCAACATGTTCAGCATGCTGGGTGCCAGCGCTTTATTACCCTTCCTACCAATGGCGCCAGTGCAAATACTGTTAAATAATTTGCTCTACGATTTCTCGCAAACTGCAGTACCTACGGATGCAGTCGATTCCGAGTACTTATCTCAACCGCGGGAATGGAATATAAAAGGATTGGCTCGTTTTATTTTTTGCATTGGCCCAATTAGTTCCATTTTTGACTACTTAACATTTGGATTGCTATGGTTTTATGTCAAAGCCAATTCTTTAGAGTTGTCACCCATATTTCAAACAGGTTGGTTTGTAGAATCTCTTTTATCCCAAACACTAATCGTCTATGTGATTCGTACAGGCAAGATCCCATTTATAGAGAGCAAGCCTAGCTTGCCTTTGGTTCTCATGACTTTATCCGTTTGCACGCTTGGCGTCTTTTTGCCCTATCTTGCTATTGGGCACTATTTTCAGATGGTGCCATTACCCGAAATATATTGGATTGGTCTTATTTTCTTGGTTCCCTGTTATTTAATTCTGACTCAGTTAGTTAAGACGTGGGTTATCAAGCATTCAGGAGTTCTATAG
- a CDS encoding DUF6662 family protein: MKTTKLGAKSLLFFALVLATLFHFSMAQAGEGNFGWIYTLDLQPKGKAEFEQRLQLNQGQATGTYQSWYSRTEIEYGVTDDFQLAGYLNAYKVTAKNNYLNPDLCGATPCTAGAGVPQWVTSSGASSYSQTGLDGGSLEAIYRIADPITSPIGVGVYFEPTVGRNANALEYRLLLQSNFIDDRLILAANIVAEQEQLKSNGFLLQESQVDLLVGASYRFIPKLSAGLEARFHNDFYGYMWQSPTQNAIFVGPNVHYAEKDWWVTVAWRYQLPGGTCHNTGAGDCWGNRVWDGHTKNEFIVKVGFPLN, from the coding sequence ATGAAAACCACAAAATTAGGCGCTAAAAGCCTACTTTTCTTCGCCCTAGTCTTAGCAACCCTATTCCACTTCTCCATGGCTCAGGCAGGTGAAGGCAATTTCGGCTGGATCTACACGCTCGATCTTCAACCCAAGGGAAAAGCAGAATTTGAGCAACGTCTACAGTTAAATCAGGGACAGGCAACTGGAACATATCAGTCTTGGTATTCGAGAACAGAAATTGAATATGGCGTTACCGACGACTTTCAACTCGCTGGTTATTTAAACGCCTATAAAGTCACTGCCAAAAATAATTACCTGAACCCAGATTTATGTGGTGCTACGCCATGTACGGCTGGTGCTGGAGTTCCGCAATGGGTAACCTCCTCTGGCGCCTCTAGCTATAGTCAAACAGGATTAGATGGTGGATCGCTTGAAGCCATTTACAGAATTGCCGACCCAATCACTTCTCCCATTGGTGTTGGTGTGTACTTCGAACCTACCGTAGGTCGCAATGCAAATGCGCTCGAGTACCGACTGCTCTTGCAATCAAACTTTATCGATGATCGATTAATACTGGCCGCAAATATAGTCGCTGAACAAGAACAACTGAAATCCAATGGTTTCTTATTACAAGAATCTCAAGTCGATCTTCTTGTGGGCGCAAGCTATCGCTTTATACCCAAGCTCTCAGCAGGCCTTGAGGCTCGTTTCCATAATGACTTTTACGGCTATATGTGGCAAAGCCCTACGCAAAATGCCATCTTTGTAGGCCCTAATGTCCACTATGCAGAAAAGGATTGGTGGGTAACAGTAGCTTGGCGCTATCAACTACCTGGCGGCACATGTCACAACACTGGTGCGGGCGATTGTTGGGGCAACCGTGTCTGGGATGGCCACACCAAAAATGAATTCATTGTCAAAGTGGGATTCCCACTGAACTAA
- a CDS encoding carboxymuconolactone decarboxylase family protein translates to MPKDYKQITRDISSSLVKLRAEAPEVMKGFSDLAAAATKDGVLDKKTKELIALALGVAARCDGCLGFHTQALAKLGASKQEVVETLGMAIYMGGGPSLMYAADAMSAFEQAQGVQ, encoded by the coding sequence ATGCCAAAAGACTATAAACAAATTACCCGTGATATTTCTTCATCTTTGGTCAAGTTGAGAGCTGAGGCTCCAGAGGTCATGAAGGGGTTTAGTGATTTAGCAGCTGCCGCAACGAAAGATGGGGTTTTGGATAAAAAGACCAAGGAGCTAATTGCTTTGGCATTAGGTGTGGCCGCAAGATGCGACGGTTGTTTGGGATTTCATACTCAGGCTTTAGCAAAATTAGGGGCTAGCAAACAAGAGGTTGTTGAAACCTTGGGAATGGCAATTTATATGGGTGGCGGACCATCACTCATGTATGCAGCAGATGCGATGAGCGCCTTTGAGCAGGCGCAAGGAGTTCAATAA
- a CDS encoding Crp/Fnr family transcriptional regulator has translation MDLYIPDLLKNLLPKELLSECHSRSFNKGDHLFHQGKKPDYMFFIVSGEVILTRANKHGEPITLQRCKGGFVSEASLLTDVYHCDAIATHSGLSITLPIHSLRKALMDSNFSLKWVQLLSKEIMRLRTQSERLGMKDIKSKLIHLIETDGKAGTLHLQSDLKSMASEIGVTHEALYRAISTLEKEGLLVRHPDSLELIRN, from the coding sequence ATGGACCTGTACATACCCGATCTTCTAAAGAACCTTCTTCCAAAAGAGCTATTAAGCGAGTGCCACAGTCGCTCATTTAATAAAGGTGATCATCTTTTTCACCAAGGGAAAAAGCCGGATTACATGTTCTTCATCGTTTCAGGCGAGGTTATTTTGACAAGGGCAAATAAACACGGCGAACCTATCACCCTACAAAGATGTAAGGGTGGGTTTGTAAGTGAAGCCAGTCTGCTAACCGATGTTTATCACTGTGATGCCATTGCGACCCACTCTGGGTTGTCCATCACTTTACCAATTCATTCATTGAGAAAGGCGCTAATGGATAGCAACTTCTCATTGAAGTGGGTTCAATTGCTCAGTAAAGAAATCATGCGCCTGCGAACGCAGTCTGAGCGTCTAGGTATGAAAGACATCAAAAGTAAACTTATTCATCTTATTGAAACTGATGGCAAAGCGGGCACCCTTCACCTGCAATCGGATTTGAAATCTATGGCATCAGAAATTGGCGTAACGCATGAAGCACTCTACCGTGCCATCTCCACTCTAGAAAAAGAAGGTCTCTTAGTTAGACACCCAGATTCACTAGAACTAATTCGGAATTAA
- a CDS encoding helix-turn-helix domain-containing protein codes for MTQTRLPEIIGSALKAAREKRGMERGELATQCCLSSKMILELEEGGSSSFYNFQLKLSTAKRVGTFLGLAPTDYLEQPVAIVATVTPVSEVENSSDANDAQASQDSVSVKDDAKPAEISAPSKTVVDEGEQLDDLIYESTHSGTSLPYIAARSTPFAFKKLGLALGILIVMGALYGVGNKFQVSSAVLAFVDSFGAKKVEQQESPSESASQEPQQAVAEDGVSEKAPVKPELVANAAPSQIQCPQVRDDQLPIYKSPNPSKLGDAVNIKTLVKQSICVADGQGRNTSVDLEPNTAHSFRGVSPFVISAQDLDNVEMYYQGWRVRPPSSGLKQMKLVEVAMQ; via the coding sequence ATGACCCAAACTCGTTTACCTGAAATTATTGGCTCTGCACTTAAAGCTGCTAGAGAAAAGAGGGGTATGGAGCGTGGCGAGTTGGCAACGCAATGCTGCCTTTCTAGCAAAATGATTTTGGAGTTAGAGGAGGGGGGCAGCAGCTCTTTCTACAATTTTCAACTCAAACTATCTACTGCAAAGCGAGTTGGGACGTTTCTAGGTTTGGCACCTACGGATTACCTTGAGCAACCAGTTGCAATAGTTGCGACGGTTACACCTGTTTCTGAAGTGGAAAATTCGTCAGATGCAAATGATGCACAAGCTTCGCAAGACAGTGTGTCAGTCAAGGATGATGCAAAGCCCGCGGAAATCAGCGCCCCGTCTAAGACGGTTGTTGATGAGGGCGAGCAGTTGGATGATTTAATTTATGAAAGCACCCACTCAGGAACATCGCTGCCTTATATCGCTGCGCGTTCGACACCATTTGCTTTTAAGAAGCTGGGGCTTGCATTAGGCATATTGATTGTCATGGGCGCACTCTATGGCGTAGGAAATAAATTTCAAGTTTCTAGTGCAGTCTTAGCATTCGTGGATAGTTTTGGGGCTAAGAAAGTAGAGCAGCAAGAGTCTCCTAGCGAGAGTGCATCGCAAGAACCGCAGCAAGCGGTCGCTGAAGATGGCGTTTCTGAGAAAGCTCCGGTAAAGCCTGAATTAGTTGCTAATGCAGCACCATCCCAGATTCAATGTCCGCAAGTGCGCGATGATCAGCTGCCAATTTATAAATCTCCCAACCCATCCAAATTGGGGGATGCGGTGAATATTAAAACCTTGGTGAAGCAATCTATATGTGTTGCCGATGGTCAGGGCAGAAACACTTCGGTGGATTTAGAGCCGAATACCGCCCATTCCTTTAGAGGGGTATCGCCCTTTGTTATCTCGGCGCAAGATTTGGACAATGTGGAAATGTATTATCAGGGTTGGAGGGTGAGACCTCCTAGTTCGGGATTGAAGCAAATGAAATTAGTCGAAGTTGCGATGCAGTGA
- a CDS encoding bactofilin family protein: protein MLFKKSQSIKFLQPTMESFETIVGPATEVHGRLVANESLRIDGSVIGNIEARQGKNVSIALGRTGVVQGDIYAFRVLVAGRVEGNIYAVERVELHEGAEVRGDITYGQLGIEHGAKLNGLMISRNGEEPEGIVDSSAVFQANWAKIKSR from the coding sequence ATGTTGTTCAAGAAATCTCAATCAATCAAATTTTTGCAACCCACAATGGAGTCCTTTGAGACTATTGTTGGTCCAGCTACTGAAGTGCATGGAAGATTAGTTGCTAATGAAAGCTTGCGCATTGATGGTAGCGTCATTGGAAACATCGAAGCGCGTCAAGGTAAGAATGTCAGCATTGCATTGGGGCGTACAGGCGTAGTGCAAGGTGATATTTATGCATTTAGGGTATTGGTTGCCGGCCGGGTAGAGGGAAATATTTATGCGGTTGAGCGAGTAGAACTACATGAAGGTGCTGAGGTTCGCGGCGATATTACTTACGGTCAGCTCGGCATTGAACATGGGGCTAAGTTGAATGGATTGATGATTTCTAGAAATGGCGAAGAGCCAGAGGGCATAGTTGATTCATCCGCAGTATTTCAGGCAAATTGGGCTAAGATAAAAAGTCGCTAA
- a CDS encoding DUF6803 family protein, translating into MNMTHYMELLAVNQPWNLIIFMAIPVVLAETLAITELYLLFTRKFGGAIYYLNRFAGAVVGLYFIGIIYYIISNAIIPITKAGEWRTAIDIVAVGSYVIAGLPLVWISLQELGLVNKALDQMSKLKIHAICVALFLVFGHIAMIAGMLDPGLLGYQNPHQMMGNGQEVPMKEMPMGNAAHMH; encoded by the coding sequence ATGAATATGACCCACTATATGGAGTTGCTTGCTGTTAATCAGCCTTGGAACTTAATCATCTTTATGGCGATACCGGTTGTATTGGCTGAGACATTGGCAATAACTGAGTTGTATTTATTGTTTACTCGAAAGTTCGGTGGTGCGATTTACTATCTAAATCGCTTTGCTGGAGCAGTAGTGGGTCTCTATTTCATTGGCATCATTTACTACATCATTAGTAATGCAATCATCCCAATCACCAAGGCAGGTGAGTGGCGTACTGCGATTGATATAGTTGCTGTCGGTAGTTACGTCATTGCAGGATTACCTTTGGTATGGATTTCATTGCAAGAACTTGGCTTAGTCAACAAGGCTTTAGATCAAATGAGTAAGCTCAAGATTCATGCTATTTGTGTAGCTTTGTTCTTGGTATTTGGTCATATTGCGATGATTGCTGGCATGCTTGATCCTGGACTGCTTGGTTATCAAAACCCTCATCAGATGATGGGTAATGGTCAAGAAGTGCCTATGAAAGAAATGCCGATGGGCAATGCAGCACATATGCACTAA
- a CDS encoding bactofilin family protein, whose amino-acid sequence MDNNPKGSLFVGEGVVVKGTFEVPEMAVVAGLVEGELNTKEVLVDTTGIVNGRINAEVVEIRGEVTQGLHVTNHLNIKSSAKITGLTQYAEMSVEKGAKLSGELRVIESSHSPAYSSTPSYGSSSDYSNNE is encoded by the coding sequence ATGGACAACAATCCAAAAGGCTCACTTTTCGTAGGTGAAGGCGTCGTTGTTAAAGGCACTTTCGAAGTTCCCGAAATGGCAGTAGTAGCAGGCCTCGTTGAGGGCGAACTCAATACCAAAGAAGTATTGGTAGATACCACTGGAATTGTGAATGGAAGAATTAACGCGGAAGTTGTCGAGATTCGTGGCGAAGTAACCCAAGGCTTACACGTTACCAATCACCTCAACATCAAATCTAGCGCAAAAATTACTGGATTAACACAATACGCGGAGATGAGCGTTGAAAAGGGCGCAAAGTTAAGCGGCGAGCTAAGAGTAATTGAGTCTAGTCACTCTCCTGCCTATTCATCTACCCCATCCTACGGATCAAGCTCTGATTACTCAAATAACGAGTAA
- a CDS encoding bactofilin family protein produces MFEFSKKGPMADTQLTYQTTVGTGSSVTGNFTHRGNMLLSGHLVGDIHQDDAAPDAANGFTAVIGKTGFLEGDIHSAHAIIIGRINGSVLAKGRVEVYPGAVVCGDITYTQINVHPDAKVNGNLKCLLPDTLNIAATTTEVDDLASNVVLMTKAEGA; encoded by the coding sequence ATGTTTGAATTCTCAAAAAAAGGCCCGATGGCCGATACGCAGTTAACTTATCAAACCACTGTTGGTACTGGGTCTTCTGTCACTGGAAACTTTACGCATCGAGGCAATATGTTGCTCTCTGGCCATCTCGTTGGAGATATCCATCAGGATGATGCTGCCCCAGATGCTGCTAATGGATTTACTGCAGTTATTGGCAAAACGGGTTTTTTAGAGGGTGATATTCATAGCGCTCACGCCATTATCATTGGCCGCATTAACGGCTCTGTACTTGCAAAAGGCAGGGTTGAGGTTTATCCAGGTGCAGTTGTTTGTGGCGATATTACGTATACACAAATTAACGTGCATCCTGACGCTAAGGTAAATGGCAACCTCAAATGCTTGCTTCCAGATACTTTAAATATTGCAGCGACTACAACCGAGGTCGATGATTTAGCTAGCAATGTTGTGTTGATGACAAAGGCTGAAGGCGCATAA
- a CDS encoding YgaP family membrane protein, with product MKCNVGGIDRVLRIAVGLVLVALAASNVIGIWGWVGIVPLATGLFRFCPLYPVLGINSCGTGTGSSCGGGGCCK from the coding sequence ATGAAATGCAATGTTGGTGGTATCGATCGTGTTTTGCGTATTGCTGTTGGTTTAGTCTTGGTTGCCTTGGCGGCAAGCAATGTGATTGGCATATGGGGTTGGGTCGGAATCGTTCCGCTTGCAACAGGCCTATTTAGATTCTGTCCTTTGTATCCAGTCTTGGGAATTAATTCTTGCGGTACTGGTACCGGATCTAGTTGTGGCGGCGGCGGTTGCTGCAAATAA